One genomic segment of Microbacterium sp. ProA8 includes these proteins:
- the coaBC gene encoding bifunctional phosphopantothenoylcysteine decarboxylase/phosphopantothenate--cysteine ligase CoaBC → MFVVVGVTGGIAAYKTVQLVRLLVKAGHEVHVVPTDDALRFVGLPTWEAISRHPVTTSVHDDVARVRHVALGQAADLVIVAPATANTLAKMTAGLADDLLGTTLLATTAPVVVAPAMHTEMWRHPSTVHNMATLRERGVIVVGPESGELTGGDSGPGRMSEPEAILDAALAAARGRAADLDGLRVVVSAGGTREPIDPVRYIGNRSSGRQGVAVALSAAERGANVVLVAAHVDDGVLAAASAVPRMRVVRAGTAAELGAAVEAEAGAADVIVMAAAVADYRVAEVSPLKRSKESAGGDGITLDLIENDDILAGLVRRRREGQTIVGFAAETPGDGETLLDRGRRKAARKGTDLLAVNEVGWAKGFEAADNAVTVIDVGGEVVAARRGSKSDVAEALWDAVLVVRRTSGNPK, encoded by the coding sequence GTGTTCGTCGTAGTCGGGGTCACGGGTGGCATCGCCGCCTACAAGACGGTGCAGCTCGTGCGCCTGCTGGTCAAGGCGGGGCACGAGGTGCATGTCGTCCCGACGGACGACGCCCTCCGGTTCGTCGGGCTGCCGACGTGGGAGGCGATCAGCCGTCATCCCGTGACGACCTCCGTCCACGATGACGTCGCGCGGGTCCGTCACGTCGCACTCGGCCAGGCGGCCGACCTCGTGATCGTGGCGCCCGCGACGGCGAACACCCTGGCGAAGATGACCGCAGGACTCGCGGACGACCTCCTCGGAACGACCCTACTCGCCACCACGGCACCGGTCGTCGTGGCTCCGGCGATGCACACCGAGATGTGGCGCCACCCCTCGACCGTCCACAACATGGCGACCCTGCGCGAGCGCGGGGTCATCGTGGTCGGCCCCGAGAGCGGTGAGCTGACCGGCGGCGACAGCGGACCGGGACGGATGTCGGAGCCCGAGGCGATCCTCGACGCCGCGCTCGCCGCGGCCCGGGGCCGCGCCGCCGACCTCGACGGGCTCCGTGTGGTGGTGAGCGCCGGTGGCACGCGGGAGCCGATCGATCCGGTGCGCTACATCGGCAATCGCTCGAGCGGCCGCCAGGGCGTGGCCGTGGCGCTGTCGGCCGCCGAGCGCGGCGCAAACGTCGTGCTCGTCGCCGCCCATGTCGACGACGGCGTGCTGGCCGCGGCATCCGCTGTCCCGCGTATGCGGGTCGTGCGCGCCGGTACCGCGGCGGAACTCGGTGCCGCCGTCGAGGCGGAGGCCGGCGCCGCCGACGTCATCGTCATGGCAGCCGCCGTCGCCGACTACCGCGTGGCCGAGGTGTCACCGCTCAAGCGCTCCAAGGAGTCCGCCGGAGGCGACGGGATCACCCTCGACCTCATCGAGAACGACGACATCCTCGCCGGACTCGTCCGCCGCCGCCGGGAGGGCCAGACCATCGTCGGGTTCGCCGCCGAGACGCCCGGCGACGGTGAGACGCTGCTCGACCGCGGACGACGCAAGGCCGCCCGCAAGGGCACCGACCTGCTGGCGGTGAACGAGGTCGGCTGGGCGAAGGGATTCGAGGCCGCCGACAACGCGGTGACCGTCATCGACGTCGGCGGCGAGGTCGTCGCGGCGCGCCGGGGCAGCAAGAGCGACGTCGCCGAGGCGCTCTGGGATGCTGTGCTCGTCGTGAGGCGAACCAGCGGGAATCCAAAGTAA
- a CDS encoding glycerophosphodiester phosphodiesterase family protein yields MPYPAAPDRARDRTHALSVMCVLAIASVVIAILGATPARVSSSELMGDERTPGDAAFIASHRGGAATAPENTLPAVTAALDAGFEYVEVDVALTADRHPVLMHDKSVDRTTDGRGRLASLTLAEVRALDAGSWFDAVYAGTPVPTFTEFLDVLVAADARAIVELKGGWDAAAIDAAVAEVAARSLERRIVFASFDARTLALTAAESEVLSRLLILKHLPSDVVSAVAESGARGVVVSRKAVLARPGIVDELHAVGARVVVYTLNSDTQWDAVTALGVDGIVTDDPHTLSEWQSAYARP; encoded by the coding sequence ATGCCCTACCCCGCGGCACCCGATCGCGCCCGCGACCGGACCCACGCCCTGTCCGTCATGTGCGTGCTCGCCATCGCGAGCGTCGTCATCGCCATCCTCGGTGCCACGCCCGCACGCGTCAGCTCGAGCGAGCTCATGGGCGACGAGCGGACGCCCGGTGATGCCGCGTTCATCGCGAGCCATCGCGGCGGGGCCGCCACCGCGCCCGAGAACACCCTGCCCGCCGTCACCGCCGCGCTCGACGCCGGCTTCGAGTACGTCGAGGTCGACGTCGCCCTCACCGCCGATCGCCACCCGGTGCTGATGCACGACAAGTCCGTGGACCGCACCACCGACGGCCGCGGGCGCCTCGCCTCTCTCACGCTCGCCGAGGTGCGCGCGCTGGATGCGGGCTCCTGGTTCGACGCCGTCTACGCGGGGACCCCGGTGCCGACCTTCACCGAGTTCCTGGACGTGCTCGTCGCGGCCGATGCCCGGGCCATCGTGGAGCTGAAGGGCGGATGGGATGCCGCCGCCATCGACGCGGCGGTCGCCGAGGTCGCCGCCCGCAGTCTCGAGCGGCGCATCGTGTTCGCCAGCTTCGACGCTCGCACCCTCGCCCTGACCGCGGCGGAGTCGGAGGTGCTGTCGCGGCTGCTGATCCTGAAGCACCTGCCCTCCGACGTCGTGAGTGCGGTGGCCGAGTCCGGCGCGCGCGGCGTGGTGGTGAGCCGCAAGGCGGTGCTGGCGCGCCCGGGCATCGTCGACGAGCTGCACGCGGTGGGGGCGCGCGTCGTCGTGTACACGCTCAACAGCGACACGCAGTGGGATGCCGTCACCGCGCTCGGAGTCGACGGCATCGTGACCGACGACCCCCACACGCTCTCCGAGTGGCAGAGCGCCTACGCACGACCCTGA
- a CDS encoding NRDE family protein yields the protein MCTVVIRVPASADEPTRVLAIRDEDPERPWNPLGRWWPEAHDGVVGVRDVRAGGAWLAADPAAGRLAVLLNRADESTRPESELVSRGGIVLDSVAGRSPGGEPPTHGFNLVEVDGAHARVLTWDGVTLRTVELEPGTHMIAHDDVDDTGTPRIARWLGEFRSAEPSDEGRWWMPWVEVLERSAELPATDDRAIIRDNRPYGYPTLSLLACVASVSAGDVDVHYGELTNPGEWGGLALE from the coding sequence ATGTGCACCGTTGTGATCCGCGTCCCGGCCTCGGCCGACGAGCCCACACGTGTGCTCGCGATCCGCGACGAGGATCCGGAGCGGCCGTGGAATCCGCTCGGCCGCTGGTGGCCGGAAGCGCACGACGGGGTCGTGGGGGTGCGCGACGTCCGCGCCGGCGGCGCGTGGCTCGCGGCCGACCCCGCTGCCGGCCGGCTCGCCGTGCTCCTCAACCGCGCGGACGAGTCGACGCGCCCCGAGTCCGAGCTGGTCTCGCGGGGCGGCATCGTGCTCGACTCCGTCGCGGGCCGCTCGCCGGGCGGCGAGCCGCCGACCCACGGCTTCAACCTCGTCGAGGTCGACGGAGCGCACGCGCGGGTGCTCACGTGGGACGGCGTCACGCTGCGCACGGTCGAGCTGGAACCCGGAACCCACATGATCGCCCACGACGACGTCGACGACACCGGCACCCCGCGCATCGCCCGCTGGCTGGGCGAGTTCCGGTCGGCCGAGCCCTCGGACGAAGGACGCTGGTGGATGCCGTGGGTCGAGGTGCTCGAGCGATCCGCCGAACTCCCCGCCACCGACGACCGCGCCATCATCCGCGACAACCGCCCCTACGGCTACCCGACGCTGTCGCTCCTCGCCTGCGTGGCATCGGTGTCAGCGGGCGACGTGGACGTCCACTACGGCGAGCTGACGAACCCGGGCGAGTGGGGCGGACTCGCGCTCGAGTAG